TTTCCGTGTTCAACAACGGCGCTGAAAGCTCCCCAGTGGGCGAGATGTGGCACTTTTTTAATCGTCATAGCGGGCTCCGTTCAACAGGCTGTTGGCGAAGGCAGAGTAGCATTTTTAACGCCGTCGCGGCACGCGCCGTTTATCTTCTCGATTTGCGATGGGGGCAGTGTTTGCAGGCTTGCAGTCACCGGTGCTTTCCGCAACACTAGGTGGAATGTAAACGTTTACCCAGGAAGGTTTTTAGCCGATGGCCACGATAAAGGATGTTGCCAGACTCGCAGGCGTTTCGGTAGCCACCGTGTCCCGCGTGATCAATCACTCGCCTAAAGCCAGTGAAACTTCGCGCCTGGCGGTCACCCGCGCGATGACATCTTTGCAGTATCACCCCAACGCTAATGCACGCGCGCTTGCCCAGCAGTCCACCGAGACCATCGGGCTGGTGGTCGGTGATGTCTCCGATCCCTTTTTTGGCGCGATGGTGAAGTCGGTGGACGAGATAGCCTGGCAGACCGGCAACTTTCTGTTGATTGGTAATGGCTACCACGATGAGCAGAAGGAGCGTCAGGCGATAGAACAGCTGATCCGCCACCGCTGCGCGGCGCTGGTGGTTCATGCTAAAAAGATCCCCGACCGCGAACTTCAGCCGCTGATGGATCAGATCCCCGGCATGGTGCTACTCAATCGGGTGCTGCCGGGGTTTGAAACACGCTGTATTGCGCTGGATGACCGCTACGGCGGCTGGCTGGCAACGCGCTACCTTATCCAACAGGGGCACAAAAATATTGCCTTTATCTGTTCAAATCACGCCATCTCCGACGCCAGCGACCGCCTGCAGGGCTACCACGATGCGCTCAGGCAGCACAACCTGCCGTGTAACGATCGGCTGGTCGCCTTTGGTGAGCCGGATGAAGTCGGCGGCGAGCAGGCGATGACCGAACTGCTCGGCCACGGCAAAACCTTTAGCGCCGTGGCCTGTTATAACGACTCAATGGCGGCCGGGGCGCTGGCGGTATTAAGCGATAACGGCCTGCGGGTGCCGGAAGAGATGTCGCTAACGGGCTTTGATGATGTGCTGGTTTCCCGCTATGTCCGCCCGCGCCTGACCACCATTCGCTATCCTCTGGTCAATATGGCCCAGCAGGCGGCCACATTAGCGCTGGCGCTGGCCCACGGCCAGCCGCTGCCGGAAGTGACGAACCTGTTCAGCCCAACATTGGTACGCCGCCATTCGGTGGCCGCGCCGGCGGGCTGAATCGCGCGCAAGGGGCCAGCCACCTCCGGTGCGGCCGTGCGGCGCTTAAAGCTCCAGCGCCAGCAGTTCCGCCACGGTTTGTGCACGGCGGATCTGTCGTGGCTGCCCGTTTTCAAACAGGACTTCCGGCAGCAGCGGGCGGCTGTTGTAGTTGGACGACATTGAGGCACCATAAGCGCCGGTATCATGGAATACCAGATAATCCCCCACCTGCACCGCCGGCAGCGCCCGTGTTTCCACCTTGCCGCCTTCGCGCTGGGTAAAGACATCGCCGGATTCACACAAAGGCCCTGCCACCACGCTTTCCACGGTATTCACCTCATCCAGCGCGCGGCCATCGCCCGCTATCGCAGAAATATGGTGGTAGCTGCCGTACATTGACGGGCGCATCAGATCGTTAAATCCGGCGTCGACTAACACAAAGTGACGACTTCCCATATTTTTGACCGCCCTGACCTGGCTTACCAGCACGCCGGACTCTGCCACCAGGAAACGGCCCGGCTCTATTTCCAGCTTCACCGCGTGGCCGAGATGCTGTGCCACACGCTGACGTGCGGCGTCCCACAGGCCAAAATAGTGCTGGGTATCAATGGTTTCTTCACCAAAATGATAAGGGATCGACAGGCCGCCACCGGCCGAAATCGCCTGCAGGTCCTGACCAAAATCAATGA
This DNA window, taken from Erwinia tasmaniensis Et1/99, encodes the following:
- the galR gene encoding HTH-type transcriptional regulator GalR; amino-acid sequence: MATIKDVARLAGVSVATVSRVINHSPKASETSRLAVTRAMTSLQYHPNANARALAQQSTETIGLVVGDVSDPFFGAMVKSVDEIAWQTGNFLLIGNGYHDEQKERQAIEQLIRHRCAALVVHAKKIPDRELQPLMDQIPGMVLLNRVLPGFETRCIALDDRYGGWLATRYLIQQGHKNIAFICSNHAISDASDRLQGYHDALRQHNLPCNDRLVAFGEPDEVGGEQAMTELLGHGKTFSAVACYNDSMAAGALAVLSDNGLRVPEEMSLTGFDDVLVSRYVRPRLTTIRYPLVNMAQQAATLALALAHGQPLPEVTNLFSPTLVRRHSVAAPAG
- the lysA gene encoding diaminopimelate decarboxylase; this translates as MPRLLTDTSTALTGENLLPLARQYGGPVWAYDASIIGERISQLQQFDVVRFAQKACSNIHILRLMQSAGVKVDSVSLGEVERALAAGYQAGGDDIVFTADLLDEPTLARIVGLKVPVNAGSVDMLHQLGKASAGHPVWLRVNPGFGHGHSQKTNTGGENSKHGIWHGDMALALEAIQKYQLKLVGIHMHIGSGVDYAHLEQVCDAMVSQVIDFGQDLQAISAGGGLSIPYHFGEETIDTQHYFGLWDAARQRVAQHLGHAVKLEIEPGRFLVAESGVLVSQVRAVKNMGSRHFVLVDAGFNDLMRPSMYGSYHHISAIAGDGRALDEVNTVESVVAGPLCESGDVFTQREGGKVETRALPAVQVGDYLVFHDTGAYGASMSSNYNSRPLLPEVLFENGQPRQIRRAQTVAELLALEL